Proteins co-encoded in one Sus scrofa isolate TJ Tabasco breed Duroc chromosome 14, Sscrofa11.1, whole genome shotgun sequence genomic window:
- the EMID1 gene encoding EMI domain-containing protein 1 isoform X7, translating into MGGPRAWALLCFGLLLPGGSAAWSVGGAPFSARRNWCSYVVTRTISCHVQNGTYLQRVLQNCPWPMSCPGNSYRTVVRPTYKVMYKTVTAREWRCCPGHTGASCEEVAGSSGFVEPSWSGIAMRRMALRPTAFSGCLNCSKVAELTERLKVLEAKVAVLTVTERAVPPTLAAPEDSALLWGSPAAQGSPGDRGLRDGVGARGFPGPTGPKGDPGSRGPMGMRGPPGLQGPPGSPGQAGAVGTPGERGPPGPPGPPGPPGPPFPVGPPSARMSQHGDPFLSNTFTETNSHWPQGPAGPPGPPGPMGPPGPPGPMGMPGSPGHMGPPGPTGPKGISGHPGEKGERGLRGEPGPQGSMGHRIFLFTLGFHQIDHDVGGSDFLCFSCFGFSEIPGSVRLPVLVVFVIVLCHE; encoded by the exons ATGGGCGGCCCGCGGGCCTGGGCTCTGCTTTGCTTCGGGCTCCTGCTCCCTGGAGGCAGTGCCGCGTGGAGCGTCGGGGGAGCCCCGTTCTCTGCACGCAG GAACTGGTGCTCATACGTGGTGACCCGCACCATCTCGTGCCATGTGCAGAACGGCACCTACCTTCAGCGCGTCCTGCAGAATTGCCCCTGGCCTATGAGCTGCCCTGGGAACAG CTACAGAACTGTGGTGAGACCCACATACAAGGTGATGTACAAGACGGTGACAGCCCGCGAGTGGAGGTGCTGCCCTGGGCACACGGGGGCGAGCTGCGAGGAAG TTGCAGGCTCCTCTGGCTTCGTGGAGCCCAGCTGGTCAGGCATTGCCATGCGGCGGATGGCACTTCGGCCCACAGCCTTCTCAG gtTGTCTCAACTGCAGCAAAGTGGCAGAGCTGACAGAGCGGCTGAAGGTGCTGGAGGCCAAG GTGGCGGTGCTGACTGTCACCGAGCGGGCAGTGCCCCCAACCCTGGCTGCCCCTGAGGACTCTGCCCTACTCTGGGGCTCCCCAGCTGCCCAGGGCAGTCCGGGGGATAGAGGCCTCCGAG ATGGAGTTGGTGCCCGGGGGTTTCCTGGGCCCACTGGCCCTAAGGGAGACCCTGGCAGCCGGGGCCCAATGGGGATGAGAGGCCCGCCAG GTCTGCAGGGCCCCCCAGGTAGCCCTGGCCAGGCCGGAGCTGTGGGCACCCCTGGAGAGAGGGGACCTCCAGGCCCCCCAGGGCCTCCTGGCCCCCCTGGCCCCCCATTCCCTGTTGGACCACCCTCCGCCCGGATGTCCCAGCATG GAGACCCATTTCTGTCCAACACCTTCACTGAGACCAACAGCCACTGGCCCCAGGGACCAGCTGGGCCCCCAGGCCCCCCAGGGCCCATGG GTCCTCCTGGACCTCCTGGTCCCATGGGCATGCCTGGGAGTCCTGGACATATG GGACCCCCAGGCCCCACTGGACCCAAAGGAATCTCCGGCCATCCAGGAGAGAAGGGCGAGAGA GGACTGCGTGGGGAGCCCGGCCCCCAAGGCTCCATGGGGCATCGG atttttctctttacccTTGGTTTTCACCAGATTGATCATGATGTGGGTGGGagtgattttctttgtttctcctgcTTTGGATTCTCTGAGATCCCTGGATCTGTAAGGTTGccggttttggttgtttttgtcattgttttatgtcatgaataa